A genomic segment from Helicobacter sp. 12S02232-10 encodes:
- a CDS encoding dynamin family protein, whose product MSYIADFIKQYEMIQNNLSPHFESDLKGLLKEVSYKITREKFFPSTELKVFLKNLNKKAKEPLKLAIMGARDNGKSTFINTILKNHILPSDQLHSKKTYIIGYGHSRSIIAHHKNKTSAGLNTLSLNSLSQEELDKINYFEIKYPIPILKEFNIYKYPDIDLNDEENLKNTILNINQCEILIWLNRIDDLANAEELNALKSHIAKKSSVSICVLTHIDVLEKSEDIIPTLNFAKEHFGEVFSDILPISAMILYRELGINEEFFLQKELQKLYYDYGTIKSKDFKHRLEFLSKAFDEGGQNIRLFYENLPEIPNYLQDQQINFDAIFDRLQRDLIGEAKKQKEDCIKEDLLYLVEKIKKNYTQIAGIYSKLLNLIQNQIESFLETFANLKEKTLEELDLFFKSLESDRNNIIESILSNTHPEKINISLQNPNLLQTLKGKKDTYTTYKIDTQTIYQELLDPKSRPYRTYKALNYKFSKLNLNIDSTFEKCIDDFSAELKKWQAQNEFIRKKDNILSDFNYNNLRIFASKIYENIAIDFIECILESGKEIQILFCKIATRLESTRELCIKHTISILLQRIYKDSKHASMHYVKKAPAPTQEELNKIIDENFSIRKYSHTLLEEDDSLNEIFAALNEGILELGKEKSILVEKRIYDLDSLKKNIDEIYASIEAKTNHKS is encoded by the coding sequence ATGAGCTATATTGCGGATTTTATCAAACAATATGAAATGATTCAAAATAATCTTTCACCGCATTTTGAATCCGATTTAAAAGGCTTGCTTAAAGAAGTGAGTTATAAAATCACACGTGAAAAATTTTTTCCCTCTACTGAACTTAAGGTTTTTTTAAAAAATCTCAATAAAAAAGCCAAAGAACCCTTAAAATTGGCAATTATGGGTGCAAGAGACAATGGCAAATCTACTTTCATCAACACCATCTTAAAAAACCACATTCTTCCAAGTGATCAACTCCATTCCAAAAAAACCTACATTATCGGCTATGGGCATTCAAGATCAATTATCGCCCACCATAAAAACAAAACCTCCGCAGGACTTAATACGCTTTCTCTAAACTCCTTAAGCCAAGAGGAGCTTGATAAAATCAATTATTTCGAAATCAAATACCCTATTCCGATATTAAAGGAATTCAATATTTACAAATACCCCGACATCGACTTAAATGATGAAGAAAATCTTAAAAATACCATACTCAATATCAACCAATGCGAAATCCTTATTTGGCTGAATCGAATCGATGATCTTGCTAATGCTGAAGAGCTTAATGCTCTAAAATCTCATATCGCTAAAAAGTCTTCCGTCTCAATATGCGTCCTCACGCACATTGATGTACTTGAAAAATCTGAAGACATTATCCCTACTCTGAATTTTGCTAAAGAACATTTTGGGGAAGTTTTTAGTGATATTCTACCCATATCTGCAATGATTCTTTATAGAGAGCTTGGAATTAATGAAGAATTTTTTCTACAAAAAGAACTGCAAAAACTTTACTACGACTATGGTACCATCAAATCAAAAGACTTCAAGCACCGCTTGGAATTTCTGAGTAAAGCCTTTGATGAGGGAGGACAAAATATACGCCTGTTTTATGAAAATCTTCCCGAAATTCCAAATTATCTCCAAGACCAGCAAATAAATTTTGATGCCATTTTTGATCGACTCCAACGTGACCTTATTGGGGAAGCAAAAAAACAAAAAGAGGATTGTATCAAAGAAGATTTACTCTATTTGGTTGAAAAAATCAAAAAAAACTACACACAAATAGCAGGTATTTATTCAAAACTCCTCAATTTGATCCAAAATCAAATCGAATCATTTTTAGAAACTTTTGCAAACTTGAAAGAAAAAACTCTTGAAGAGCTCGATTTGTTTTTTAAAAGCCTAGAAAGCGATCGCAATAATATTATTGAAAGCATCTTGAGCAACACCCATCCAGAAAAAATAAACATATCTCTTCAAAATCCTAACCTGCTTCAGACCCTCAAAGGAAAGAAAGATACCTATACAACCTATAAAATAGACACTCAAACTATTTATCAAGAATTGCTTGATCCAAAATCCCGACCTTATAGAACTTATAAGGCACTTAATTATAAATTTTCAAAACTCAATTTGAATATTGATTCGACTTTTGAAAAATGCATTGATGATTTTAGTGCCGAACTTAAAAAATGGCAGGCACAAAACGAATTTATCCGAAAAAAAGACAATATTTTGAGTGATTTTAATTATAACAATTTGCGTATTTTTGCTTCTAAGATCTATGAAAATATTGCGATTGATTTCATCGAATGCATTTTAGAATCAGGCAAAGAAATACAAATTTTGTTTTGCAAAATAGCCACTCGCCTAGAATCCACACGCGAACTTTGCATTAAACACACTATCTCGATTTTACTCCAAAGAATCTATAAAGACTCCAAACACGCAAGTATGCATTATGTTAAAAAAGCTCCTGCGCCAACTCAAGAAGAGCTCAATAAAATCATTGATGAAAATTTCTCAATTCGTAAGTATTCCCATACATTGCTTGAGGAAGATGATTCATTGAATGAAATCTTTGCAGCATTGAACGAAGGTATTCTTGAACTTGGAAAAGAAAAGTCGATCTTGGTGGAAAAAAGAATCTATGATTTAGACTCGTTGAAAAAAAATATTGATGAAATTTATGCAAGCATTGAAGCAAAAACAAATCACAAATCCTAA
- a CDS encoding DMT family transporter, translated as MRNKELFFSFLLLLAMMSWGLSWPLSKIMVTYLSPYEITSIRYALVAFSLIPIMMFLRIPFKPPKKSLGPILIVSIFNALYTPVFYLGLTFGNAGIAGVIVTTLAPILASIMGVFIYHNTLSMREKIGFFLGVVSGAFLMKADSFSSLFTPFNIIFLVAALLWACVNLSSKTATSHINAIALNFYSSIFSFVVFLPSFFIFGLPNPQSLDKNFWICMVVVALFSTTFATTIFYKGISVLGINKGGSFMLLVPIFAVLLSWISLGEIPDLSTIIGGIIAITGICLINLFKPICFKTK; from the coding sequence ATGAGAAACAAAGAATTATTCTTTAGTTTTTTACTACTTCTAGCGATGATGTCTTGGGGGCTCTCTTGGCCTCTTTCAAAAATTATGGTCACTTATCTCTCTCCTTATGAAATCACTTCTATCCGCTATGCTTTGGTGGCTTTTTCCCTTATCCCTATAATGATGTTTTTGCGTATTCCTTTTAAGCCTCCCAAAAAAAGCTTGGGTCCAATCCTTATAGTTTCTATTTTTAACGCACTTTATACACCGGTATTTTATCTGGGTCTTACTTTTGGAAATGCTGGGATTGCAGGCGTAATCGTCACGACTTTAGCTCCTATACTTGCTTCCATTATGGGGGTCTTTATTTATCATAATACTTTATCTATGCGTGAAAAAATCGGGTTCTTTTTAGGAGTTGTTTCAGGGGCATTTTTAATGAAAGCAGATAGCTTCTCTTCCCTTTTTACCCCTTTTAATATTATTTTTTTAGTGGCAGCTTTATTGTGGGCTTGTGTCAATCTTTCTTCAAAAACTGCCACAAGTCATATCAATGCAATTGCACTAAATTTTTATTCCTCTATTTTTAGTTTTGTTGTTTTTCTACCATCATTTTTCATCTTTGGTCTCCCAAATCCCCAAAGTTTGGATAAAAATTTCTGGATCTGTATGGTAGTCGTAGCACTTTTTTCCACAACTTTTGCAACAACTATTTTTTATAAAGGCATCAGTGTATTGGGAATCAACAAGGGAGGAAGTTTTATGCTTTTAGTGCCAATTTTTGCAGTATTGCTTTCTTGGATCAGTTTGGGAGAAATCCCTGATTTAAGCACAATCATCGGAGGTATTATTGCAATAACAGGGATTTGTCTCATCAATCTCTTTAAGCCGATTTGCTTCAAAACAAAATAA
- a CDS encoding ferritin-like domain-containing protein has translation MKEFFSSLESILFESNPQIKIASFRDFYSDFLEKKIYFDSHHEAKIQTQPSYANFCQIIHPTKISRPKMLSSLQNIAKIIHSIVHIEYSAIDLALDAAYRFKNLPLQYYQDWLEVADEEIKHFLVLEEILKELGFFYGDFNVHNNLHQAMVLTCSSFMERMGLVHRGLEAMGLDANPFVAQKIQTTSHPIKSKIKEALDIILNDEISHVKKGDKWWRYANPNKDSFKELLYKFRAFRLKGKILNTQARLQAGFTEKELKELQNLNPLLD, from the coding sequence ATGAAAGAATTTTTCTCATCTCTTGAATCTATTTTGTTTGAATCTAATCCTCAAATTAAAATTGCTTCTTTTAGAGATTTTTATTCTGATTTTTTAGAAAAAAAAATTTACTTTGATTCTCATCACGAAGCAAAAATTCAAACGCAACCCTCGTATGCGAATTTTTGCCAAATCATTCATCCAACCAAAATTTCACGCCCTAAAATGCTCTCCTCACTTCAAAATATTGCCAAAATTATCCACTCCATAGTCCATATCGAATATAGCGCAATTGATCTGGCTTTAGATGCTGCTTATAGGTTTAAAAATCTTCCACTTCAATATTATCAAGATTGGCTTGAAGTCGCAGATGAAGAGATCAAACATTTTCTTGTGTTGGAAGAAATTTTAAAAGAATTGGGATTTTTCTATGGCGATTTCAACGTTCATAATAATTTACATCAAGCAATGGTTCTTACCTGCTCTTCTTTTATGGAGAGAATGGGACTGGTTCATCGCGGTCTTGAGGCGATGGGACTTGATGCCAATCCTTTTGTTGCTCAAAAAATCCAAACAACATCACATCCGATAAAATCAAAAATCAAAGAAGCCTTAGATATTATCTTAAATGATGAAATTTCACACGTCAAAAAAGGGGATAAATGGTGGAGGTATGCCAATCCAAACAAAGATTCTTTTAAGGAACTTCTGTATAAATTTAGAGCTTTTCGCCTAAAAGGCAAAATTCTCAATACTCAAGCGCGTCTGCAAGCTGGATTTACAGAAAAAGAATTAAAAGAACTTCAAAATTTAAACCCTCTTTTAGATTGA